One genomic region from Chthonomonas calidirosea T49 encodes:
- a CDS encoding FhaA domain-containing protein: protein MDIFEKINHSFAQWYEGLFGGNDDVRPRDILRMILTELEENRKEGFDTRTYVPNQYILELCPEDEEEKEYLLSFLDKAELEEAIRRYCRQNRYHIRGELEFVLKVLTPEEVEERHPPKISIRSRYSARIGTPSVPMTPPAEEDRTVAAVGRSGEESQTVAGMATAYLQIQTPGKSVFRYPLLRSAIYIGRSSRVGNDLVLEEDPMVSKRHLRIEREKDGRFTLYDLGSTNGTWVNGHRVESHLLQPGDDILIGSTHLVFEQETKPGTTGLQKSRAPEPKAVIGQFGGAAATVDAVQTSSATKAQLLLLEGDKVRDSFVLGSETYIGRGITNDIVLPYRNVAIRHARIFLHEGRYRVESQEGAPVKLNDILLQPGEAAVLHSGDRIQLGDVLLSFEIGSEL, encoded by the coding sequence ATGGACATCTTTGAAAAGATCAATCACTCTTTTGCACAATGGTATGAGGGACTTTTTGGTGGAAACGATGATGTGCGCCCCCGTGATATTCTTCGCATGATCCTCACCGAACTCGAGGAGAACCGAAAAGAGGGCTTCGACACACGCACCTATGTGCCCAATCAATACATTCTTGAACTCTGCCCAGAAGATGAAGAGGAGAAGGAGTATCTTCTCTCGTTTCTCGATAAAGCGGAGCTTGAAGAGGCCATTCGGCGCTATTGTCGGCAAAACCGATATCATATTCGAGGGGAGCTGGAATTCGTGCTGAAAGTTCTCACGCCAGAAGAGGTCGAGGAGCGCCATCCCCCTAAAATATCCATTCGTAGCCGCTACAGCGCTCGCATCGGTACCCCATCTGTCCCGATGACGCCCCCAGCAGAAGAAGATCGCACGGTTGCCGCTGTGGGTCGCTCGGGAGAGGAGAGCCAAACCGTTGCCGGGATGGCAACAGCCTACCTTCAAATCCAAACGCCGGGGAAATCGGTCTTTCGTTACCCCCTGCTGCGCAGCGCCATCTACATTGGGCGTTCGTCGCGCGTTGGAAACGACCTCGTATTAGAAGAAGACCCCATGGTCTCTAAACGCCACCTGCGCATTGAGCGCGAGAAGGATGGACGTTTTACTCTTTATGACCTTGGCAGCACCAACGGAACTTGGGTCAACGGGCATCGTGTAGAAAGCCATCTGCTGCAACCTGGCGACGATATTCTTATTGGAAGCACCCACCTAGTGTTTGAACAGGAGACCAAGCCCGGAACGACCGGCTTGCAGAAATCGAGAGCCCCGGAACCCAAAGCAGTCATCGGCCAATTCGGAGGAGCCGCAGCAACGGTGGACGCCGTTCAAACCTCCTCGGCAACGAAGGCTCAGCTACTGCTTCTAGAGGGCGATAAGGTACGCGATAGTTTTGTACTCGGCTCGGAGACCTACATAGGACGCGGCATTACCAACGACATCGTGCTACCCTATCGAAACGTGGCTATTCGGCACGCGCGTATCTTCCTTCACGAGGGCCGCTATCGCGTTGAGTCGCAGGAGGGTGCCCCCGTAAAACTGAACGATATACTTCTCCAACCCGGCGAGGCCGCCGTTTTGCATAGCGGAGACCGTATTCAACTAGGAGACGTGCTTCTCAGCTTCGAGATCGGAAGCGAACTATGA
- the def gene encoding peptide deformylase, which translates to MEENQEALGRLDDRLKPPPELEEFWQKHPEIVKLGDPVLRMVAKPVVRFTKETQELIKRMETIMRDADGLGLAAPQVGVSQRILVYDVGEGLQVLINPKIVHRSGEQVEPPEGCLSIPGLRGIVARAKEVKVKGFDERGRPVVKKVSDLEARVIQHEVDHLDGILFIDRADPETLVWVIEEESELEVAGATDSRS; encoded by the coding sequence ATGGAGGAGAACCAAGAGGCATTGGGGCGTCTGGATGATCGTCTTAAGCCGCCGCCGGAGTTAGAGGAGTTTTGGCAAAAGCACCCGGAGATCGTGAAATTGGGAGACCCAGTGTTGCGAATGGTTGCTAAGCCGGTTGTGCGCTTTACCAAGGAGACACAGGAGTTGATCAAGCGCATGGAAACCATCATGCGCGATGCGGATGGGCTTGGATTGGCAGCGCCCCAGGTTGGAGTGTCGCAGCGCATTTTGGTCTACGACGTTGGGGAGGGATTGCAGGTTCTGATCAACCCCAAAATCGTCCATAGGTCCGGTGAACAGGTTGAGCCTCCAGAGGGATGCCTCTCCATTCCGGGGCTGCGTGGCATTGTGGCGCGGGCGAAAGAGGTGAAGGTGAAGGGGTTTGATGAGCGAGGCCGTCCGGTGGTTAAAAAGGTATCGGATCTAGAGGCGCGTGTTATTCAACATGAGGTAGACCATCTGGACGGCATCCTGTTTATAGACCGTGCCGACCCGGAGACGTTGGTTTGGGTAATCGAGGAGGAATCTGAATTAGAGGTGGCTGGAGCCACCGATTCACGGTCGTAG
- a CDS encoding sugar phosphate isomerase/epimerase family protein, translating to MAASIAAQMYTLREFTRTRHGLEESLKKLHDIGYQAVQLSAVGAMEGENPEVTAQEARELLDRFQLRCVATHRPWPRLAERTEEEIAFHKTLGCNYVAIGGLPERYAERKAEGYRQFLKDSAPIIAKLKEAGIRFGYHNHAHEFQRIGPGRRTLFDIFIQEGSPDFTLEVDVYWAVHAGVNPVRIFEQCPGRVPVIHVKDKEVVPEGPVMAAVGEGNLDWDSILPAAVQAGVEVYAVEQDVCRRDPFDCLRSSLQFLAGYRL from the coding sequence ATGGCAGCCAGTATTGCCGCCCAAATGTACACACTTCGCGAGTTCACCCGCACCCGCCACGGCTTGGAAGAGAGCCTTAAAAAACTCCACGACATCGGTTATCAAGCGGTACAGCTCTCTGCCGTGGGCGCCATGGAAGGTGAGAATCCAGAGGTCACTGCGCAAGAGGCGCGGGAACTCTTAGATCGTTTCCAACTGCGCTGCGTCGCCACGCATCGGCCATGGCCACGCCTAGCGGAACGTACTGAAGAAGAGATCGCCTTCCATAAAACCCTAGGCTGTAATTATGTTGCCATTGGCGGGCTGCCGGAGCGTTACGCTGAGCGCAAGGCAGAAGGGTATCGTCAGTTTCTTAAAGATTCCGCGCCTATCATCGCCAAGTTAAAAGAGGCCGGCATTCGATTCGGCTACCACAACCATGCCCACGAGTTCCAGCGGATCGGCCCCGGTCGGCGCACCCTGTTTGACATCTTTATTCAAGAGGGCAGTCCCGATTTCACCCTCGAGGTGGATGTCTATTGGGCTGTGCACGCCGGTGTAAACCCCGTGCGGATTTTTGAACAGTGCCCTGGACGGGTGCCAGTTATCCACGTAAAAGATAAAGAGGTGGTTCCTGAAGGCCCGGTAATGGCCGCGGTTGGCGAGGGAAATCTGGATTGGGATTCGATTCTACCGGCGGCGGTGCAGGCTGGCGTTGAAGTTTATGCTGTGGAGCAAGATGTCTGTCGCCGCGATCCGTTCGACTGTTTACGCTCCAGTCTTCAGTTCTTAGCCGGCTATCGGCTCTAG
- the fmt gene encoding methionyl-tRNA formyltransferase, translated as MPEKLRVIFFGTAEFAVPSLEALVSAGHEVLAVVTQPDKPKGRGLHPMPSPVKQAALRLGLPVMQPRRVRSESFIETMRQLAPDVLALAAFGQIIPEALLRLPPLGPINVHGSLLPKYRGAAPIQRAIMAGESVTGVTTMWMEPTLDTGDILLAEACPIDPEDTTGTLTKKLADIGARLLIATLEGLQQGTIGRRKQNEAEASYAPPIKPEDAIVRWHESAQAIVNRIRAMNPTPGAVASIQGKRVKLWRAAPLEQSYEAPHGTIVAFQKSPPGVVVAAGDDTALALLEVQPESGRRMDAAAWARGVRLKPGDRFEPLEPIAG; from the coding sequence TTGCCTGAGAAACTTCGAGTGATCTTCTTTGGAACGGCGGAGTTCGCCGTTCCATCCCTGGAGGCGCTTGTATCGGCAGGGCACGAGGTACTGGCCGTTGTGACTCAGCCGGATAAGCCCAAAGGAAGGGGCTTGCATCCGATGCCTTCACCGGTGAAACAGGCGGCTCTTCGGTTGGGACTGCCGGTAATGCAACCGCGTCGGGTGCGCTCCGAATCGTTCATTGAGACGATGCGCCAACTGGCCCCCGATGTTCTGGCGCTCGCCGCCTTCGGGCAGATCATTCCTGAAGCGCTGCTGCGGTTGCCACCGCTCGGGCCTATCAACGTTCATGGCTCGTTACTGCCCAAATATCGCGGTGCAGCTCCCATTCAGCGAGCGATTATGGCCGGAGAGAGCGTGACGGGCGTCACGACGATGTGGATGGAGCCTACGCTAGACACGGGCGATATTCTGTTGGCGGAAGCCTGTCCTATTGACCCTGAGGATACCACCGGCACCCTCACGAAGAAGTTGGCCGATATCGGGGCGCGCCTACTGATCGCGACGCTGGAAGGGCTGCAGCAGGGGACTATTGGGCGTCGAAAACAGAATGAGGCCGAAGCGAGCTATGCGCCCCCCATTAAACCGGAAGATGCCATTGTGCGATGGCATGAGAGCGCACAGGCCATTGTCAATCGCATTCGCGCAATGAACCCTACGCCGGGTGCTGTTGCGTCGATTCAGGGGAAACGAGTCAAACTTTGGCGTGCGGCGCCTTTGGAGCAGTCGTATGAAGCGCCGCATGGCACGATCGTCGCATTTCAAAAGTCGCCTCCAGGGGTTGTAGTGGCAGCCGGTGACGACACCGCTCTGGCCCTTTTGGAAGTACAGCCTGAGAGCGGGCGGCGAATGGATGCAGCGGCTTGGGCGCGGGGGGTACGCCTAAAGCCTGGTGACCGTTTCGAGCCGCTAGAGCCGATAGCCGGCTAA
- the ggt gene encoding gamma-glutamyltransferase, which produces MEQHRGIVVAKRGLVAASQPLAAAAGLKMLMDGGSFADAAIATSAVLCVTEPHASHLGGDAFLIVYEAATSKTYAFNGSGKAPQAATAEHFGRAIPTRGIRSVAVPGLVDVWHEFHQRWGRLSLSKVLEPAISYADQGYPVGFRTARVFRDSQALWQEFPATLRALTGQDHPPQAGQTIRQPALAKTLALIADTGREAFYEGALAEAIVRFCQAQGGLLSYEDLANHRTWIGEPISTSYRGHTVHGQPPVSQGLLLLEELNLVEGFDLSQMGPLSADAIHVMVEAKKLAFADRARFLGDPDFVSVSVEKLLDKEYAAQRRGEIRMERASVPQSHSELAHDTTYFCVMDADGNAVSFIQSVFWGYGSGLVVEDTGILLNNRLSGFSLDSKSPNFLQPGKRPLHTLNAWLITRPTPSGERVTYVGGTPGADWQVQTSLQVICNLLDFGMNPQQALEAPRWAHGPSVPENGPANLLQIESRVDMTVIEALRRRGHEVAPIGPWAHGSACQLIACDDQTGALLGASDPRCDGEAVGF; this is translated from the coding sequence ATGGAGCAACATCGCGGGATTGTTGTGGCCAAACGGGGGCTGGTGGCCGCCTCACAGCCGTTGGCAGCGGCAGCAGGGTTGAAGATGTTAATGGACGGTGGCTCTTTTGCCGATGCGGCTATCGCAACATCGGCTGTGCTGTGTGTAACGGAGCCCCATGCTAGCCATCTCGGAGGCGACGCTTTTCTCATCGTTTATGAGGCTGCCACGAGCAAAACCTACGCCTTTAACGGAAGCGGAAAGGCTCCGCAGGCAGCGACGGCTGAGCACTTTGGACGGGCCATTCCCACGCGCGGCATACGTTCGGTAGCGGTGCCCGGCTTGGTGGATGTATGGCATGAGTTTCATCAGCGATGGGGACGTTTGTCGCTTTCCAAAGTGTTGGAGCCTGCCATCTCTTATGCCGATCAGGGCTACCCAGTAGGTTTTCGTACGGCCCGTGTTTTTCGCGACTCGCAGGCGCTATGGCAAGAGTTTCCCGCAACGTTACGGGCGCTTACCGGCCAAGACCATCCTCCTCAAGCAGGCCAAACCATACGGCAGCCCGCTTTGGCAAAAACGCTCGCTCTTATTGCCGACACGGGGCGGGAAGCGTTTTACGAGGGGGCGTTGGCCGAGGCGATAGTGCGTTTTTGCCAAGCTCAAGGAGGGCTGTTGAGCTATGAAGATCTGGCAAACCACCGCACTTGGATTGGGGAGCCGATAAGCACGAGCTACCGCGGTCACACCGTTCACGGTCAGCCACCCGTCTCACAGGGACTGCTCTTGCTTGAGGAGTTAAACCTTGTAGAGGGTTTTGACCTCTCTCAGATGGGGCCTCTGAGCGCTGATGCCATCCATGTGATGGTAGAGGCGAAGAAGTTGGCTTTTGCCGATAGAGCGCGCTTCTTAGGCGATCCCGATTTTGTATCGGTTTCTGTGGAGAAGCTGCTTGATAAGGAATATGCAGCCCAACGACGTGGTGAGATACGTATGGAAAGGGCTTCTGTTCCGCAAAGCCACTCCGAATTGGCTCATGATACGACCTATTTTTGTGTGATGGATGCCGACGGCAATGCCGTTAGCTTTATTCAAAGCGTGTTTTGGGGATATGGTTCCGGCCTAGTGGTGGAGGACACTGGCATCTTGCTCAACAATCGGCTTAGCGGTTTTTCTCTCGACTCCAAAAGCCCCAACTTCCTTCAGCCGGGCAAAAGACCGTTGCACACCCTCAACGCCTGGCTTATTACCCGGCCGACGCCGAGTGGAGAGCGCGTGACCTATGTGGGCGGAACGCCCGGGGCCGACTGGCAGGTTCAGACGAGTTTACAGGTGATCTGTAACTTGCTGGATTTTGGCATGAATCCGCAGCAGGCATTGGAGGCTCCCCGCTGGGCGCATGGCCCTTCTGTTCCTGAAAACGGGCCGGCAAACCTTCTACAGATCGAAAGCAGAGTGGATATGACCGTGATTGAGGCGCTGCGGCGTCGAGGTCATGAAGTGGCGCCCATTGGCCCGTGGGCTCACGGAAGCGCCTGTCAGCTCATCGCATGCGACGATCAGACAGGGGCTTTGCTTGGTGCTTCCGACCCTCGCTGCGATGGGGAGGCAGTAGGATTTTAG
- a CDS encoding Stp1/IreP family PP2C-type Ser/Thr phosphatase, giving the protein MQTVAEPIPIRIGCRTDVGHKREHNEDSFAVVDRAALNGLLDCVLLVADGMGGMGGGDVASRITAHTVPETIHQLLQTSPHEELVSLLLQAFQAANQEVFTRRADRIEQRSMGTTCVCALIRNGTLAIAHVGDSRAYLLRHGRLSLLTADHSAVWEEIQAGRMTREEAEANRYRHVITRAIGIAPDVEVDTSLHSLEVGDVLLLCSDGLTTEVTEREIAQILVSSTDPQEACNRLIESALNHGGSDNVTALVARYGPMRPLLPPEEETPTDNTANWRYALTQETVADSKTVSKVARGWVVGTLLLLLIALGEAAWIYHLFVKLQHARPSQPVVLLQPPSKPAVFEPLSYATVATKQLDMPLRNDVLQIMPNGDLLVATLQGKLMDFNPQTHLLRPVPVNAQIPSSPETSAKKTKPTAQFYLTLDQAGNRYQIRPDLRCIEKFTPEGTRVATNIGKGALVAPTCLAVAPSGTIYVIDNGRLKSIQAYPARPQSSELSTSQAR; this is encoded by the coding sequence GTGCAGACAGTTGCTGAGCCGATTCCTATCCGCATAGGCTGTCGTACCGACGTCGGCCATAAACGCGAGCACAACGAAGACAGTTTCGCCGTTGTTGATCGGGCCGCTCTTAACGGGCTACTCGATTGTGTTCTGCTTGTTGCCGACGGCATGGGCGGAATGGGTGGGGGCGACGTGGCCTCTCGAATTACCGCACATACGGTGCCAGAGACCATCCATCAGCTTTTGCAAACCAGCCCTCATGAAGAGCTGGTAAGCCTTCTCCTGCAGGCCTTTCAGGCTGCTAACCAAGAGGTTTTCACACGGCGCGCCGATCGCATCGAGCAGCGCAGCATGGGCACCACTTGCGTCTGTGCACTCATTCGCAACGGCACTTTGGCCATCGCTCACGTCGGCGATAGCCGTGCCTACCTCCTCCGCCATGGGCGCCTAAGCCTGCTTACAGCAGACCACTCGGCCGTATGGGAAGAGATACAGGCGGGACGCATGACTCGCGAGGAGGCTGAGGCGAATCGGTATCGCCACGTCATTACCCGCGCCATCGGGATTGCACCCGACGTCGAGGTGGACACCTCTTTACACTCCCTTGAGGTGGGCGACGTGCTTCTCCTCTGTTCCGATGGCCTTACCACCGAAGTGACCGAGCGAGAGATCGCCCAAATTCTCGTCTCCTCCACCGACCCCCAAGAGGCCTGCAATCGCCTGATCGAATCCGCGCTGAACCACGGCGGCTCCGACAATGTCACCGCACTTGTGGCGCGCTATGGCCCCATGCGTCCTCTTCTGCCACCTGAAGAGGAGACCCCCACCGACAACACCGCCAACTGGCGCTATGCTCTTACGCAGGAAACGGTTGCCGATTCAAAGACCGTTTCCAAAGTTGCTAGAGGTTGGGTCGTTGGCACGCTTTTGCTGCTTTTGATCGCCCTTGGCGAAGCCGCCTGGATATACCATCTTTTCGTCAAGTTGCAACATGCAAGGCCTTCTCAGCCTGTGGTACTCCTTCAGCCACCGTCCAAACCTGCCGTGTTCGAGCCCCTAAGCTACGCTACCGTAGCAACAAAACAGCTTGATATGCCGCTGCGCAACGATGTTCTCCAAATCATGCCCAATGGTGACCTTTTGGTGGCGACGCTTCAGGGCAAGTTGATGGACTTTAATCCACAGACGCATCTGCTACGCCCTGTCCCAGTCAATGCACAGATCCCCTCTTCGCCAGAGACATCCGCAAAGAAAACGAAACCCACAGCCCAGTTTTACCTTACTTTAGATCAGGCGGGAAATCGCTATCAGATTCGACCGGATCTACGCTGTATCGAGAAATTCACACCAGAAGGCACGCGCGTCGCCACCAATATCGGCAAGGGAGCGCTCGTCGCCCCCACCTGTTTAGCTGTAGCGCCTTCAGGAACGATCTATGTCATTGACAACGGGCGACTAAAATCTATTCAGGCCTACCCTGCGCGCCCTCAAAGCTCCGAACTATCTACCTCACAAGCGAGATAA